From Caldicellulosiruptor hydrothermalis 108, a single genomic window includes:
- the rsgA gene encoding ribosome small subunit-dependent GTPase A — protein MQINGVIGKLIAGFYYVYDHDGNVYECRARGVFRKDDITPLVGDNVVIVEKSKGSYVIDKILPRKNQLIRPPIANVDIAIVVVASVSPEVSLIALDKLLVNVLKEKVKPVICVNKIDLDDEKTFEMIKQQYSVFDVIGVSAKTGEGIDKLKDYIQGRISVFAGQSGVGKSSILNCLIPGANLKVGEISKKIERGRHTTRVVELLRAGEDTYIADTPGFSSIEIMGLLRHELKYYYPEFYDFEGCRFPGCNHIFEPDCMVKAAVTERKINFERYERYKQIFMQLPAQKEYD, from the coding sequence ATGCAGATAAATGGAGTGATTGGCAAACTAATTGCTGGATTTTATTATGTATATGATCATGATGGAAATGTATATGAATGCAGAGCACGAGGAGTTTTTAGAAAGGATGATATCACTCCGCTTGTAGGCGACAATGTTGTTATTGTGGAGAAAAGCAAAGGTTCATATGTTATCGATAAGATTCTGCCAAGAAAAAATCAGCTTATCCGACCACCAATTGCAAATGTGGATATTGCCATTGTAGTGGTTGCGTCAGTTTCGCCAGAGGTATCTTTAATCGCACTGGATAAACTTTTAGTGAATGTGTTAAAAGAAAAAGTAAAGCCTGTGATTTGTGTAAATAAAATTGATTTGGATGATGAAAAGACATTTGAGATGATAAAACAACAGTACAGTGTGTTTGACGTGATAGGTGTGTCTGCAAAGACTGGAGAAGGTATTGATAAACTCAAAGATTATATTCAAGGAAGGATTTCAGTTTTTGCTGGTCAATCTGGTGTTGGAAAAAGTTCTATACTTAACTGTCTAATTCCGGGAGCTAATTTGAAAGTGGGTGAAATTTCAAAAAAGATTGAAAGAGGAAGACACACAACAAGGGTTGTAGAACTTTTACGTGCGGGGGAGGATACCTATATTGCAGACACGCCAGGTTTTAGTTCAATTGAGATAATGGGACTTTTAAGACATGAGCTCAAATATTATTACCCAGAATTTTATGATTTTGAAGGGTGCAGATTTCCAGGGTGCAACCACATATTTGAACCTGACTGTATGGTGAAAGCTGCAGTGACTGAGAGAAAAATAAATTTTGAAAGGTATGAGAGGTACAAACAGATATTTATGCAACTTCCTGCGCAAAAAGAGTATGATTAA
- the rpe gene encoding ribulose-phosphate 3-epimerase: MQIKIAPSILSSDFADLKNELKKLELAKADLVHIDVMDGNFVDNITIGAPVVSSLRKNSTLFFDVHLMVLHPEKHIEKFVQSGADNITVHAEATYHLDALISKIKSFGKKASVALNPATPVYMIENVLGIVDMVLVMTVNPGYGGQKFIPYTLKKIEMLANLREKEGLSFEIEVDGGINEETIVDCVNAGANVIVAGSYVFDSGDVSKSIEILRSKVQSLR, translated from the coding sequence TTGCAGATAAAGATTGCACCATCTATTTTATCTTCTGATTTTGCAGATTTGAAAAATGAACTTAAAAAACTTGAGTTGGCTAAAGCTGATTTAGTCCATATAGATGTTATGGACGGAAACTTTGTGGACAATATCACAATTGGTGCTCCCGTGGTGAGCAGTCTCAGAAAGAACTCAACACTTTTTTTTGATGTACATCTAATGGTTTTACATCCTGAAAAGCATATTGAAAAATTTGTCCAAAGCGGAGCTGACAATATTACAGTCCACGCAGAGGCAACATACCACTTAGATGCCCTCATCAGCAAAATAAAAAGTTTTGGCAAAAAAGCAAGTGTTGCGCTAAATCCTGCAACGCCTGTATACATGATAGAAAATGTTCTTGGCATTGTTGATATGGTTTTAGTTATGACCGTAAATCCCGGATATGGAGGGCAAAAGTTTATACCATATACTCTAAAAAAGATTGAAATGTTGGCAAACCTTAGAGAAAAGGAAGGACTTTCGTTTGAGATAGAAGTTGACGGTGGTATTAATGAAGAGACAATTGTTGATTGTGTAAACGCAGGTGCAAACGTGATAGTTGCAGGTTCATATGTATTTGACAGTGGTGATGTTTCAAAATCTATTGAAATTTTGAGAAGTAAGGTCCAGAGTTTGAGGTAA